CCTGATATTactttgtttgcttattcatttattatttcccaCACATGGGAAAGATCCTTATcatgtggatcttttttttttttcttcatatctcCTCTGTGggttcattttcccttttcccaaagtatatcctttaaaagtttttttcagtGAGTATGATTCTccagctctctgtctctgtatctcctAACTGGTAACTTAGTAGGGTGTAAAATTCTAAACTGACAATTACTTTTTCCCTCTCAAACCTTtggaaatattatttatcttctttttctgctACTACTGTTAATAATTCtgctgggggtgtctgggtggctcagtcaggagaacaaatgactcttggtttcaaggTTGttagtttgagccccacattgggtatagaaattactaaaaaaaaaaaaatgttttaaaaaaatttaggagcacctggatggctcagttggaagtgcatgcaactcttgatcctagGGTTGTAAATTCAACCCCACATTGGACGTAGagattactaagaaaaataagtaaacatttttttaaaatcctgataaTCTGATTATGATTCTTTAGTGACtcatgatcttttctttttggtaacttAAATGTTCTCTTTATTCCTGATGTTTGGTCATTTTACCATGGTAGATTTGTTTTGATTAATTCTCTTTGGGATTAAATGTGGTTTTCGTCTGAGAATTCATGGTTGTCTTACTTCAGAATAATTCTTAGACATTATCTCTTCAGATAGTTCTTCTCTCCCATTCCgtccaatttctctctctctctctgaaacttttttttaaagatttacttatttatttatttatttaggctagagagagagagaaagaggcagagacacaggaggagggagaagcaggctccatgccgggagcccgacgcagggcttgatcccaggactccaggatccaggatcgtgccctggaccaaaggcaggcgccaaaccgctgagccaccaagggatcccctctctctgaAACTTCTGTTGATACATTTTGCCTTCCACCTTTCCTTACCTCTCTTTACCATTTGCATTCTGGGTGCTTTCCAAATCACTAGTTCTCTCTCCAGCTAGTTCTGCAGTACTGTCCAACCatctgttgttgctgttttatttcagtgatcctattttttatttactgacttttttttttttttttttaagtaatctctacacccagcatggggctcaaactcatgactctcagatcaagactcacatgctctacttgctgagccaggcaggtgtcccTAACTTTTGTTTCAGatctccttgttcttttttttctccctaaggtTCTGTTGATTTGTAGATTGTATCCTTTCATCTCTGTGAACACGTTAAAAGTGTTTTAGATTGTGCTCTTATGGCTCATTTTTGAAGCATGCATTTTTTTCCACTTGTTGTATTTGCTGACTGTCACATGGTGGTGTTTTGCAGCTTTTAATTTTTGAGCTCACAGGGTAGGTGGTGGGGTGGGTGTCTTCTCTTGTTAGAGATTATCTACATACCTTTGTTGTCTAGTGGAGATATCCTTATAGGACATTTTTTAGAAGTTCCCTTTGGCACAGCCCTTAGAGCATTCACTTGTCTGGATCTGTTTTTATGACATCTTTAGCTTGAGAGTTTTGCTCCCCAAGGGTATAAATAAACATAGGTCCCCTTATACAGTGATATATGTCAACTACTTCTctataaagttggaaaaaatataatacagttAATAAAGTTTACATGATGggaaaaatacaagaatataaaTTTCCACATCTCCAAGTTACATGAGTCatggtatttgatttttttagatttcttctgCCTTTGCTGTCTTCTCACGCCTATTGAAATGttgtgttttctcatttccttaaaTTTGTCTTCACTTTCTTCTGGCAACTGGCaatgtctttttcttgcttttgaattTGCCTATATATTCAGACATTTTAgacattatttaacatttatatgttTGAAGTGGAAAGAAGAGATTTGTGTCTGCCCAGCCCTACTGTCCTGATTAGAGAAAGCCCCTTGTCTGTCTTGTTTACAGCTATATCCCCAGCTCCTAAGATAGTCCTTGGCACAGGAGAgatttcagttaaatttttttgtttgtttatttagagctcaagtgggaggaggggcagaaggaatgagaaaatctcaagctgacACCCCTCTAGGTGCTGGTGGAGGGCCTGTCacagatgcggggcttgatcccagaccctgtgatcatcacctgagcccaaactgagagtcaggtgctcaatagactgagccacccaggcacctctcagttaatattttttgaatgaataaatcccccattttataaatgaggaaatggaggtgcAGAGGTAAAGGAATCCCTAAAAGTCTTCCAGTCATTCAGCATTATCCAGCACTTTGGTTGTCTTTCCACAGGAATCTGGTCAGCAGCCCTGAATGGAGACCTAGGCCGAGTGAAGTATTTCATCCAGAAGTCAACAGACCCTAGCCAGCCTGACTCAGCTGGCTACACTGCTCTGGTGAGCTGAGGAGGAACATGGGGTCGGGGGAGGGAGAAGCTTTCCCAGGAATGCCTGCTCTCTGTGGCCGAGGGTGTGATGTTGCCTTTACTCTCgccctttcttctctcccagcaggttttcacttttattttatttttcaaagatgttatttatttattgagacacacacacacacacacacacagagagagagagagagagaggcagaggcagagggagaagtaggctccatgcagggagcccgacatgggactccatcccgggtctccaggatcaggccctgagctgcaggcggctttaaaccactgcgccactggggctgcccaggttttcACTTTTAAACATTGTGtgaacctcattttttttttcttagtgttagTGCTTTACATcagttatttaatttcatttacctAACAGTCCTGTGAGGTAGGAatgattattatccccattttcctgCTATTAACTGATGCTAGAAATGAAGAAGCTTGTCTTGATCACACAGCTCCTGGAGATAGCCGCTGAGATGGTTCCCATCCTCTCGCTCCATAGCCCatgctcccacccacccacccacccaccatcctTGTTGCGGGCTGGGCTCTACTGTCTGACCTCGGTCTCTGTTCCCTGCAGCACTACGCCAGCCGCAACGGGCACTATGCTGTATGCCAGTTCCTGTTGGAAAGCGGGGCTAAGTGTAATGCCCAAACCCATGGGGGCGCCACTGCTCTACACCGGGCCAGCTACTGTGGGCACACCGAAATCGCACGGCTCCTGCTGTCTCATGGGTCCAACCCCAGGTTGGTGGATGATGATGGCATGACCAGTCTGCATAAGGTATGTATGCCTCCTTACCCCCTTCAAAAACTGGGTTTTTGTCAGATAAAAGTTAGAACATGTTCACTtgtagaaaatatgaagaaagcaGAAGAGCACTTGTAATGCCAGTGCTTACCAGTCATCGCTTTAGGATTAATGTATAACCTGCCAGCATTTTCCCTGTGCATGTAAATtacaatttatttctttgctttcatgATATGTCATGAATGCTGTTTCCATGAGGTTAGTTTTCTGACACTCACACTTGCTCTTGCCTACTCCTGTAGCCCACTCTCCATCCAGTAGCCAGGGTGATCGCTCAGTTAATTTTGTTCTGAATGGAGATACCTACGCATGATAAAGAGTTCAAGGAGTGCAAAACAGTACAGCATGGAAATGTTTCCCTTCCACCCTGACACCTGGTCCCTCAGTCTTCCAGGGCACGCTGCTGCTCAAGGCATCACTTTTACTGATTGCTTAGCATTATGGAGAAGTGGTTTGTGCATATTTTTGGTGGTACGTGTGTAAATGTATTctctgtgaattttaaaataaaatttaagcagTTGACTACATGACTTACCATGAAAACCTGTGGCAGACACTTTTCTGCTGTCCATCAAAAATTTGTGCTCACTCTTTCATATTAGAGACCTGTCTCTCAGGGCTTTGCGTCCTGGACTACCTTCTGCTCCCTCTAGGCATATTGTGTGGCGAGTTCTCAGCCAGTAGAAGACAAGACACACTGATGAGCCTTTCTTCAGGAAGAAAGCTTTTAAGAGCCAGTGTTCTAGTCCATCACCCCAGCCAGTAAGAGAGACACCTAAGGGTAGCAGATCCACAGCAAACAACCCGGACTCCAGAAACCTGGTAGGACAGGAAGGTGCTTGCTTTGGTTTACAGCAGCCTTGAAGAGTTATGTCTGTgaggatattttcatattttgaaacatCTGACTGTTGAATAATacatgttactattttttaatgtatgatgTCTGTGGGGGTAACACTTCGGTAGAGATACTAGTAGGTTAAATATGTAGCAgattttattatggtttttaaaactttgtaataCCTCTTATATGAGGcataggcatacctcagagatatgcAGACCATCATAATAGAGCAAGTCAGAGGAGTCTTGGCTTCCCAGTGCCtgtaaaagttatatttatactatagTATAGTCTATTTAGTGCACACTAGCATTATGTCAAAAAAATTAtgtactttaatttaaaaatactttattgctggggtacctgggtggctcagtcggttaagcgtctgcctttcgcttaggtcatgatcccagggtactgggatcgagccctgcatcagactccctgcagggagtctgcttctccctctccctctgcctgcagctcccctcacttgtgcttgatctctctcaaataaataaataaaatcttggaaaaaaaaaaaaagacctgctaAATAAAGACCTGGATTCATATTTGAGATGATGTTTGCTACTAATATTCATTTTGACACCTTTCAAAAGCCCCCGTGGTGCATCAGCCTGATTTTTGGGAGAAATAGGGAATAGAGTGGTATAAACACAGTTGTTAAGAGTTGAGACTTGGCAATCAGACAGACCTGGTTTAGGATCCCCAGGCTACCATGCCAGCTCTGTGAcattggacaagtcacttaacttgtatgagcctcagtttcttcatctgtaaaatgagaatgatggTAGTTCCTACCTCATATGCTTATTATGAAAGTTAAATAAGCTAATCTGTGTAAGTCACCTTAACTCTCTTTTCTGGAGGAGGTAGATTAAAAATTGATATCCAGGTTGGGATCATCTATttcaaaggaagaggagaaagctgGGAAGCTGGACCCATTTTTCTCTGCTCATCTGAACGTTCGCAGAGGGTAGAGGCCATGTCTGGTTTATCTTGTGCCTACAGTGCCCAGCTGATGGAAGACTGAACATTTGTAAAAGAAACTTAGAGATCCAAGgttctatatttgtttttgtttgtttaaaaattttatttttaagtaatgtctacacccaacatggggctcacagAACACCAAGACCACGATTCGTGTgttccatcaactgagccagccaggcatctttatttatttttaatgtgcagGCCTGGGCAGAGAAGGATGGCTActgagcaggaaaaaaagaaagaaaaactcaagcTAACTGCCAGAATAGCACTAGGTATTCCACCAATCTGATGCAAGTCATTGAGTTTTGGTAGCAGTTAGGGTAAGTCTGCTCAGGAGCTGGCATCTCCCCTTTCCATAAGATCATTTTTAGGACCAAGAGATGCCCGGAGGTGGAGCAAGAAAGGGCAGGGCCCAGTGGGGATATGGCTTGATCCGGGCATCTTTCTCCGCAGGCTGCCGAGAAGGGTCATGTGGACATTTGCTCCCTGCTGTTGGCACACAGCCCGGCCCTGAAGGCTGTCCGGGATCGGAAGGCACGACTAGCATGTGACCTGCTGCCCTGCAACAGTGACCTGTGGGACCTGCTGGCCAGCTGAGCTGCCACCTTTCTGTCTCAGACTGCCGTGCCAGAGTACACAGACTAGCCCTCCCGGCCCTGCCTTGGTCAGCATCCGTGCTGgggtgggaaactgaggcctgaagAGCCCCGTCCTGGCTGCTGTGGAAGCGAGGGGAGTAGATGCGGCGGAGCTGCAAATGCTTAAGCCTGGACAGATGATCACATTCTAAATTAGTTCATGTGGAAACATCTATCcgtttggaaaaaataaagttgtatccTTACCTCatccatgcacaaaaataaatttcaagtagaTTAAAGAACTAAGTATAAAAACAACTAC
The Canis lupus dingo isolate Sandy chromosome 10, ASM325472v2, whole genome shotgun sequence genome window above contains:
- the ANKRD39 gene encoding ankyrin repeat domain-containing protein 39 isoform X3, whose protein sequence is MASPQPCADGPCCSWPGAASGVQQTLDEMDFDRGIWSAALNGDLGRVKYFIQKSTDPSQPDSAGYTALHYASRNGHYAVCQFLLESGAKCNAQTHGGATALHRASYCGHTEIARLLLSHGSNPRLVDDDGMTSLHKAAEKGHVDICSLLLAHSPALKAVRDRKARLACDLLPCNSDLWDLLAS
- the ANKRD39 gene encoding ankyrin repeat domain-containing protein 39 isoform X1 yields the protein MASPQPCADGPCCSWPGAASGVQQTLDEMDFDRDFIYSFMRDAQRHGQREKQAPSGEPDTRFDPRTPGSPRAKGSAQPLNYPGIWSAALNGDLGRVKYFIQKSTDPSQPDSAGYTALHYASRNGHYAVCQFLLESGAKCNAQTHGGATALHRASYCGHTEIARLLLSHGSNPRLVDDDGMTSLHKAAEKGHVDICSLLLAHSPALKAVRDRKARLACDLLPCNSDLWDLLAS
- the ANKRD39 gene encoding ankyrin repeat domain-containing protein 39 isoform X2 is translated as MASPQPCADGPCCSWPGAASGVQQTLDEMDFDRDFIYSFMRDAQRHGQREKQAPSGEPDTRFDPRTPGSPRAKGSAQPLNYPGIWSAALNGDLGRVKYFIQKSTDPSQPDSAGYTALHYASRNGHYAVCQFLLESGAKCNAQTHGGATALHRASYCGHTEIARLLLSHGSNPRLVDDDGMTSLHKAYCVASSQPVEDKTH
- the ANKRD39 gene encoding ankyrin repeat domain-containing protein 39 isoform X4; translation: MASPQPCADGPCCSWPGAASGVQQTLDEMDFDRGIWSAALNGDLGRVKYFIQKSTDPSQPDSAGYTALHYASRNGHYAVCQFLLESGAKCNAQTHGGATALHRASYCGHTEIARLLLSHGSNPRLVDDDGMTSLHKAYCVASSQPVEDKTH